A stretch of Rhizobium sp. TH2 DNA encodes these proteins:
- a CDS encoding calcium-binding protein, whose product MGKRQKQLTPAQLTRLETYLNLDDIDMAYDYLANLGEKVLRNVDDRAIVWLRGAADVNRGIGGSSDFIRNYTSYQHEVRELSPLSSDQLTEISNEIGRSVINGVLETKGMPTLKRIAELDAFHAVENHFNGDVSAWSGNILFLMFGENASYRSNILESDNGTYDLLLCIDAFYNASGASTFMGGIKDSMRALLSNKSNFVVTALSVATELKKGSTYLNSYYETDDLSVIDVFAQAVTGQLRIGSNYNDNILMGATDNFGHGGRGDDVIRGLGGADLIDGGADNDTIYGGVGADRLYGNSGDDTFVFATNDAVAGEKIYGGSLEASEINTLLVQGQNDFRGIEIHDVNRVVINFSLATARFSQQQLLALEADGVKISGMGNLLIDASGTINLAHIEAYLHDWTGKILPIGSDVADSITGTSGTDHIYGHGGNDTLHGAAGDDVLYGGAGIDFLYGGAGRDVLDGNDAGDVLDGGTGGDTYRLYSSGVIMSMSINLAEDWPRIEYYYNGNFAEAMQKAVGITFTYLMSTAQSLVIDMMEVGAYFGDTTYFTFKAEGQSMYLTHNPNNRTYFDFGGSSVTAATTLHIDNVVTINGSAEGIQIEGFQTGIDKISIEGLRGILLQPDLDGKIAAGWYLVEDDYDRHWWNIGFTGGHSSSDEDPAVFANSTTIYARNSEWTDFVI is encoded by the coding sequence ATGGGCAAGAGGCAAAAGCAACTAACACCAGCTCAACTTACGAGACTGGAAACCTATCTCAACCTGGACGACATTGATATGGCCTACGACTATCTCGCGAATCTCGGCGAGAAAGTCCTGCGTAACGTCGATGATCGGGCGATCGTCTGGTTGAGAGGAGCCGCCGACGTGAATCGCGGCATCGGAGGCTCATCTGATTTCATTAGAAATTATACTTCCTACCAGCATGAAGTCCGGGAGCTGTCGCCGCTTTCCAGCGATCAGTTGACCGAGATTTCAAATGAAATTGGAAGGAGCGTTATCAACGGTGTGCTCGAAACCAAGGGTATGCCGACCTTGAAGCGAATTGCCGAGCTTGATGCCTTTCACGCGGTCGAGAACCATTTTAACGGTGATGTAAGCGCGTGGTCTGGAAACATCTTGTTCCTTATGTTTGGAGAAAACGCCTCCTATCGATCGAACATACTTGAATCAGATAACGGCACGTATGACCTTCTGCTCTGCATCGACGCGTTTTACAACGCTAGCGGCGCAAGCACGTTCATGGGCGGCATCAAAGATTCGATGCGAGCGCTACTGAGCAACAAGTCAAATTTTGTTGTGACCGCGCTGTCCGTCGCGACTGAGCTCAAGAAGGGCAGCACCTATCTGAACTCATACTACGAAACGGATGACTTATCCGTCATCGATGTGTTTGCCCAGGCGGTCACCGGTCAGTTGCGCATTGGGAGCAACTACAACGATAACATCCTCATGGGAGCCACTGATAACTTCGGTCACGGCGGAAGAGGGGACGATGTGATCAGGGGATTAGGAGGTGCGGATCTGATCGACGGGGGTGCCGATAACGATACAATCTATGGAGGGGTTGGCGCTGATCGGCTCTATGGGAACAGCGGAGATGATACCTTCGTCTTTGCTACTAACGATGCGGTCGCAGGTGAAAAGATATACGGCGGCTCATTGGAGGCCAGCGAAATCAATACCTTGTTGGTCCAAGGGCAGAATGACTTTCGAGGCATCGAAATTCATGATGTCAATCGAGTCGTAATAAACTTCAGTCTTGCAACTGCCAGGTTTTCCCAGCAGCAGTTGCTCGCCCTGGAGGCGGATGGCGTCAAGATTTCAGGCATGGGTAATCTTCTGATTGATGCCAGTGGCACCATTAACCTCGCACATATTGAAGCATACTTGCATGATTGGACAGGAAAAATCCTACCTATCGGGTCTGACGTCGCGGATAGCATTACCGGCACCTCCGGAACTGATCACATATATGGACACGGGGGAAATGACACCCTGCACGGTGCGGCCGGCGACGACGTACTCTACGGGGGTGCTGGAATAGACTTCCTGTATGGAGGCGCTGGCCGGGACGTCCTTGACGGCAACGATGCAGGAGATGTGCTTGACGGAGGAACAGGCGGGGATACCTACCGTCTTTACAGTTCCGGCGTGATAATGAGTATGTCGATCAATTTGGCCGAGGATTGGCCGAGAATTGAGTATTATTACAATGGAAATTTTGCCGAAGCCATGCAGAAGGCGGTCGGCATTACCTTCACCTATCTGATGTCCACGGCACAGAGCCTGGTCATCGACATGATGGAAGTTGGAGCATATTTCGGCGATACGACCTACTTCACGTTCAAGGCGGAGGGGCAAAGCATGTATCTAACGCACAACCCCAACAATAGAACTTATTTCGATTTCGGTGGCTCGTCGGTTACTGCAGCCACGACCCTCCATATTGACAACGTCGTTACGATCAACGGCTCTGCAGAAGGTATCCAGATAGAGGGTTTTCAAACTGGCATTGACAAGATCTCGATAGAGGGACTTCGGGGGATCTTGCTGCAGCCGGACCTGGACGGGAAGATCGCGGCGGGATGGTATCTCGTTGAAGATGATTACGATCGCCACTGGTGGAACATTGGCTTTACGGGCGGTCACTCTTCCTCAGACGAGGATCCGGCAGTCTTTGCCAACAGCACGACGATTTACGCTCGAAATTCGGAGTGGACGGATTTCGTCATATGA
- a CDS encoding HNH endonuclease — translation MMKPDVVLPPMVSYRYPAVGRCIYCGATEYSSDTDRQLAEEHIIPFGLNGDLVIPQASCRACERITGRDDALLLRGMLLAPRIQMAFRSREPRKLPKALPVFSQSNRKTMIDVEDYPSTILMLRYPAPPILSAQKEPLFTDLWVKRFPFDVGKLRRKYGIDDFAPGSHDSYSFKRVLAKIAHGYAVAELGLDGFEAILSERIRDRNDFFHDCVGGAGIEEIPDRLHSLSIEPRGESDFVVVRIHLLCFLGTPVYRVVVGRWL, via the coding sequence ATGATGAAGCCAGACGTCGTTCTGCCTCCGATGGTGTCTTATCGTTATCCTGCAGTCGGTAGGTGCATCTATTGTGGCGCCACGGAGTACTCTTCTGACACAGACAGACAGCTTGCCGAAGAGCATATTATTCCATTCGGTTTGAACGGCGATCTCGTTATCCCCCAAGCAAGCTGCAGGGCATGCGAGCGAATTACCGGCAGAGACGATGCATTGCTCTTGCGGGGAATGTTGCTCGCCCCTCGAATTCAAATGGCGTTCAGGTCTCGGGAGCCAAGGAAGTTACCCAAGGCGCTCCCGGTATTCTCGCAATCGAACCGCAAGACGATGATCGACGTGGAGGATTATCCTTCGACAATATTGATGCTGAGATATCCGGCACCACCGATACTCTCGGCCCAAAAAGAACCGCTCTTCACCGACTTGTGGGTGAAACGGTTTCCATTTGACGTGGGAAAACTAAGACGAAAATACGGGATCGATGATTTCGCACCAGGTTCGCATGACTCTTACTCGTTCAAGCGCGTGTTGGCCAAGATCGCCCATGGGTACGCAGTTGCCGAATTGGGGTTGGATGGATTTGAGGCGATCCTAAGCGAGCGCATCAGAGACCGAAACGATTTTTTTCATGACTGTGTGGGGGGCGCGGGAATTGAAGAAATTCCAGATCGACTGCATTCGCTTTCTATCGAACCGCGTGGGGAGTCGGATTTCGTGGTCGTTAGGATTCACTTACTCTGCTTTCTCGGCACGCCGGTCTATCGTGTCGTTGTGGGCAGATGGCTGTGA
- a CDS encoding PIN domain-containing protein produces the protein MVRYFGDITPDCFTYRPLPPEQRNIVLDANVILDTCLIIEGAGMNAITHLRPLGYRFLTTETAIDEARARLIDFRQNLSSLEPLIDWFAEQAVEVHSTTAKVAGISTHDNHLAALAAKEDAIVLSEDLPLQHDLDAQQLHGRTLREVLYGCVKPHPGNLTLVFGIGLGADGHIFFKADASEKMLAGRRRSYMFEWRSFGLLCYDSGKKAFEFENPDGVKLLHLPFDLLPDKPIAVVLEYSTGKTTRYSLKVAYEGQDVVAQCEKHHTALVESPPIGGGTWLNNSRKLQEGWIGFLQVATYGPYTLGRKPWRACRRLVGVSPPTLTADLAFSASMLCEIQGKLVRRPKWEHVIKLVNFGIRGFYPGKRHDERPPVWFGTPPEENSDD, from the coding sequence GTGGTGCGCTATTTCGGAGACATCACACCCGACTGCTTCACCTATCGCCCGTTACCACCTGAACAGCGGAACATCGTACTTGATGCGAATGTCATCTTGGATACTTGTCTGATCATTGAGGGCGCAGGCATGAACGCAATCACGCATCTGCGTCCACTAGGCTACCGTTTCCTGACCACCGAAACAGCGATTGACGAAGCAAGAGCGCGCTTAATCGATTTCCGCCAAAACCTCAGTAGTCTTGAGCCTCTAATAGACTGGTTCGCAGAGCAGGCAGTCGAAGTACATAGCACCACAGCCAAAGTTGCTGGGATTTCAACGCACGATAATCACCTGGCTGCCCTGGCAGCCAAAGAAGACGCGATCGTGCTCAGCGAAGATCTGCCGCTACAACATGATCTTGATGCTCAGCAGTTGCATGGCCGTACGCTTCGCGAAGTTCTATACGGGTGCGTCAAGCCGCACCCTGGCAATCTTACATTAGTCTTTGGAATCGGACTTGGTGCTGATGGGCATATTTTCTTCAAAGCTGACGCTTCAGAAAAGATGCTCGCCGGTCGGCGCCGATCTTACATGTTCGAATGGCGATCGTTCGGCCTGCTTTGCTACGATAGTGGAAAGAAGGCATTTGAGTTCGAGAACCCGGATGGGGTCAAGTTGCTCCATCTTCCATTCGACCTGCTTCCCGATAAGCCAATAGCCGTGGTCTTGGAGTATTCGACAGGTAAGACAACCCGATACAGCTTGAAAGTTGCCTACGAGGGGCAGGATGTCGTGGCTCAATGCGAAAAGCATCACACAGCCCTCGTTGAGTCGCCCCCTATAGGAGGTGGCACTTGGTTGAACAATTCTCGGAAATTGCAGGAGGGATGGATTGGGTTTCTGCAGGTCGCTACCTACGGCCCATACACCTTGGGAAGAAAGCCATGGCGAGCTTGTCGGCGATTAGTCGGCGTCTCGCCTCCCACCCTCACCGCCGACTTAGCGTTTTCTGCTTCCATGCTTTGCGAAATCCAGGGGAAACTGGTGCGTCGACCCAAATGGGAGCACGTTATCAAGCTCGTCAATTTTGGGATCCGGGGATTTTATCCGGGTAAGAGGCATGATGAGCGCCCACCGGTATGGTTCGGCACTCCACCAGAGGAGAACAGCGACGACTGA
- a CDS encoding metallophosphoesterase, with protein MKITTIVPDRPEVFVVAIGDVHGMEGLLDCVLAQVALESIRLKCQPIFVFLGDLIDRGPRSCEVMCAVASTLEQFSGSTLVLGNHDEWLLKFLRTDISQSEFEAWLANGGDKTLKSYVGDFRADFDVIHDIATEINSRFPKHILMLSTASDIVVFGDYAFVHAGIRPGLPLPLQQVRDLRWIRHEFLSSSEDHSHIVVHGHTITEGYEPEWYSNRIALDTGAANRGRLSFGLFLSQGLLGLFQCHAASGGKYRLWSFPFNRLA; from the coding sequence ATGAAAATCACAACAATCGTTCCCGATAGGCCAGAGGTGTTCGTTGTCGCAATTGGCGATGTTCACGGCATGGAGGGCTTACTCGACTGTGTCCTTGCGCAAGTGGCGTTAGAGTCGATCCGGCTGAAATGCCAACCTATCTTCGTGTTTCTCGGCGACCTAATCGATCGCGGCCCACGAAGCTGCGAGGTAATGTGCGCAGTGGCATCAACGCTAGAGCAGTTTTCCGGATCAACGCTTGTGCTCGGGAACCACGACGAGTGGCTGCTCAAGTTCCTGCGAACAGACATCTCTCAATCGGAATTTGAAGCTTGGCTTGCAAACGGCGGCGACAAAACCTTGAAATCGTATGTAGGTGATTTCCGTGCAGATTTTGACGTCATTCACGACATCGCAACCGAGATCAATTCGCGATTCCCGAAACATATTCTGATGCTTTCGACGGCATCCGATATTGTCGTTTTTGGCGACTATGCGTTCGTTCACGCGGGCATTCGACCTGGTCTCCCGCTTCCGCTCCAGCAAGTCAGGGACTTGCGATGGATTCGACACGAGTTTCTGAGCTCATCAGAGGATCACTCGCACATAGTCGTCCACGGGCATACGATTACAGAAGGTTACGAGCCCGAATGGTACAGCAACCGAATCGCTCTCGACACAGGTGCGGCCAACAGAGGTCGTTTGTCTTTTGGCTTATTTCTTAGCCAAGGACTATTGGGGTTGTTCCAATGCCATGCGGCATCCGGCGGAAAATATCGCTTATGGAGCTTTCCATTTAACCGGCTTGCTTGA
- a CDS encoding helix-turn-helix domain-containing protein — MANENNIGAIIRELRRTRGLTQAQLADRSGRTLDTISQLERGVNSPSLDTLMAISNGLSMTMTSVVSLLEVDVGDSHVRELERAHAAITKLPSGDLLVAIDILEALARHSNR; from the coding sequence ATGGCGAATGAGAACAATATCGGTGCGATAATACGTGAGTTAAGGCGCACGCGCGGACTAACACAAGCACAGCTTGCTGATCGCAGCGGAAGAACGCTCGATACCATTTCTCAGCTAGAACGTGGCGTAAACTCGCCATCGCTGGATACACTGATGGCGATAAGCAATGGCTTATCGATGACAATGACATCCGTCGTTTCGCTGCTTGAGGTCGATGTTGGTGATAGTCATGTCAGGGAACTTGAACGCGCGCACGCCGCCATTACTAAGCTTCCGAGCGGCGACCTCTTAGTAGCAATCGACATTCTTGAAGCTTTGGCGAGGCATAGCAATCGATGA
- a CDS encoding YccF family protein produces the protein MRFLGNVIWFVLGGGVIALLWLIGALAFAISIIGLPLSRAAFEMAKMSAFPFGKEVVHVREIDQKGVNVVTATTGTIGFVANVIWLFTFGLSLALAYILAGILCCVTIVAIPFGIQAFKLAAISLWPVGRRVVTKEMAQAIRIGNAQAQLSAARGVTIG, from the coding sequence ATGCGATTTCTCGGCAATGTAATTTGGTTTGTCTTAGGCGGTGGCGTGATTGCGTTGCTGTGGCTAATTGGAGCTTTGGCCTTCGCGATTTCCATTATCGGACTACCGCTCTCACGGGCAGCATTCGAGATGGCGAAAATGTCGGCCTTTCCGTTTGGCAAAGAAGTCGTCCACGTCCGAGAGATCGACCAAAAAGGCGTCAACGTGGTCACGGCAACCACGGGGACGATTGGTTTCGTTGCCAATGTCATTTGGCTGTTCACATTTGGATTGAGCTTGGCGCTTGCATACATTTTGGCCGGAATTCTCTGCTGTGTGACGATCGTTGCGATCCCCTTTGGCATCCAAGCTTTTAAACTCGCGGCTATCTCATTGTGGCCCGTTGGGAGGCGAGTGGTAACAAAGGAAATGGCCCAAGCTATCCGAATTGGCAACGCACAGGCCCAACTCAGCGCGGCGAGAGGGGTGACGATCGGATAG